The following proteins are encoded in a genomic region of Triticum dicoccoides isolate Atlit2015 ecotype Zavitan chromosome 1B, WEW_v2.0, whole genome shotgun sequence:
- the LOC119312358 gene encoding protein RADIALIS-like 3 encodes MSSGSSSRSTSPSSDSEWSKKENKMFEEALAYYGEGAPNLWDKVASAMGGTKSAEEVRRHFQILIDDVNNIEYGRIPFPKYKTQGFWT; translated from the coding sequence ATGTCTTCTGGGTCATCGTCTCGGAGCACCTCGCCGAGCTCCGACTCGGAGTGGAGCAAGAAGGAGAACAAGATGTTCGAGGAGGCGCTCGCCTACTACGGCGAGGGCGCCCCCAACCTCTGGGACAAGGTGGCCAGCGCCATGGGGGGCACCAAGTCCGCCGAGGAGGTGCGCCGCCACTTTCAGATCCTCATCGATGACGTCAACAACATAGAGTACGGCCGCATCCCCTTCCCCAAGTACAAGACCCAAGGATTCTGGACCTGA